TGAACGTCGAGGTAGACGTCGATAACCCGCAGGGCAAGCTGATGCCGGGGGCCTACGTCTTCGCGCACTTCCGTCTTGCTGGCAAAGCAACCGCAGTGACTCTGCCCTCGAATGCGCTGCTCTTCCGCTCGGAGGGCCTGCGTGTCGGTATCGTGCGGGATAACCACGTCCAACTGGTTCCCATTCGCATTGGCCGAGACTTCGGATCTAACGTCGAGGTCATCAGCGGCCTGAATGGCGACGATGCCGTGATCCTGGATCCCTCGGACTCTCTCGAGAACGGCATGGAGGTAAAGATCGCCCAGGCGAAGGGAGCGCAGAAGTGAGTACGAAGAATCTGCTGGCTCTTGCCGTCGTTGCCGTATCGCTTGCCGGCTGCCGTGTCGGTCCAAACTACGTGAAGCCCGACGTCCCGACGGCGCCGACCTTCAAGGAAGGCGACACCTGGAAGACCGCTACTCCCAACGATGCCATGGCCCACGGCAAGTGGTGGGAGATGTACGGCGATCCGCAGTTGAATGCTCTTGAGGAGCAGATCGACCCTGCCAACCAGACGCTGAAGCAGGCTGAGGCCAACTTCCGCGCGTCGCGTTCGGTGATCAAACTGAACCGCGCCGACATGTCGCCGACGCTGAGTGTCGATCCCACGCTGGGCGCAACCCGGGTTACCCCCAATGCTCCCTATCGCGGTAACCTGACGGCGGACAACGGACAGGGCAACTTCATTCTGCCTCTGGATCTGAACTACGAGGTCGATCTGTGGGGACGCATCCGCCGCAGCATCACCGCCGCACAGGAAACGACGCAGGCCTTCGCCGCCGATCTGGAAACCGCACGCCTGAGCCTCCACGCTGAGCTGGCATTGGACTACTTCAACCTGCGTAGCGCCGATGCCCAGAAAAAGCTGCTGGATGAGACGGTCGCCGCCTACAGCGATGCCCTGCAGTTGACCATCGATCGTGCCGACGGCGGCGTCGCTCCGCAATCTGACGTCGCCCAGGCGCGCACGCAGTTGCAGCAGGCGCTGGTGCAGTCGACCGAAGTAACGATCGCCCGAGCACAGTTCGAGCACGCGATTGCAGTGTTGACCGGCAAGCCGCCTGCGCAGCTCACGGTGGCTGCTAATCCTCTCACCCAACAGACGCCGGCACTACCCGGAATCCCGGCGGTACTGCCATCGGAACTCCTGGAGCGCCGGCCGGATATTGCCACAGAAGAGCGCTTGATGGCCGCCGCCAACGAACAGATCGGCATCGCCAAGTCAGCCTTCTATCCGCGTCTGAACCTCGCCGCCACTGTCGGTTTCCAGGGCAGCTCGGTGCTCAACTGGTTCACCTGGCCCAGCCGTGTCTGGGCAGTCAGCCCACTGATCTCGCAGACCGTCTTCGACGCCGGCCGCCGGCGCGCACGCACCGACATCGCGATTGCGCAGTATGACTCCCACGTCGCCAGCTATCGGCAGTCAGCTCTCGATGCCTTCCAGCAGGTAGAAGACAACCTTGTAGCGCTGAAGCAGCTTGAAACCGAAGCGCAACAGCAGCGTGATGCAACCGTCTCCGCAGAGGAGGCTCTGGGACTGTTCCGGACCCGCTATGAGGGCGGAGTGGATACCTATCTGCAGGTCATCACCTCGCAGACCATCGCACTGCAGAATCAGCGCAACGAGATCGACATCCTGCGCCGCCGCCTCGATGCCAGCGTTCTGCTGGTAAAAGCCGTCGGTGGAGGTTGGAACGTCTCGCAGCTTCCGAAAGTCTAAGCCGGGTGCCCAGGGGACCTGGGCATTCGCGTTACGCGCGAACCGCTTTTATTTGTCATTCCGTAGCGCTCGGGGTCCCCGGCCAGCTTTGCTGGCTGGGGTGAAGAGTAGCGAAGGGATCTGCTTCTCTACCGGAACATTCTTGGCATCCCAGCGCTTTTGCACTCGTGGCCCATCACCCACCCTAACGTTGTTGTTCCGTTCCAGGAGATACTTTACAGCCGCTTTGTTCGGAATTCTCTATAAAAGGCCGTGGTAGTGCGCTTGAACCCCATCTGTGAATGGATGGGGTTCGTTTCCGGGAAACGTGCAGACCTAAATCATCATCGAAACGTCTATGCGTTTTTATGCCTTGCTCCTGCTTCTTTGTCTTCCGTACGCCGTCGCGCAGCAGCAGGAGACAGCGCAGCCCCCAGCTCCCAGCGCCCCACCCGCACAAGCGGACGTTACGGTCGAGCAGTACATCCGCAATGGATGGGCGCCGCTGACGCGATCCATGACCGACTGCGCCACCGTGCATGACCCCAAGCTCGCAGGAGCCTCCGTCGTCTACCTTCCCCATGGATATGCCATCCCCTCCGCCGTTGCCGCACTGCGTAGCAAGTGCAACGTCCGTGTCGAACATCTGCCGCACGCCATCGCCAAAGAAGGCGACCTGATGCCGTCGGAGCTGAAGACACCGGGACTGCTCTACCTGCCGCACCGTTACGTCGTGCCCGGTGGCCGCTTCAACGAGATGTACGGATGGGACAGCTACTTCATCCTGCTGGGCCTGTTGAGCGAAGGCCATGAGGCGCTGGCGCGCGGCATGGTGGAGAACTTCTTCTTTGAGATCGAGAACTACGGCGCCATACTCAACGCGAACCGCACCTACTACCTCACGCGCTCCCAGCCTCCCTTCCTCGCGCGGATGGTCGATGAGGTCTATCGCACCATGAATCGCCGCGATCCCGACGCTGCAAAGGCGTGGCTCGAAAAAGCAATGCCCTACCTCGAACGCGACCATACGTTATGGATGAGCGACGCACACAAAGCCGGCGACACCGGGCTCGCACGCTACTTCGACCTCGGCAACGGTCCCGTGCCAGAGATGGAAGATGACAGCACCTACTACGTCGACGTGATCAAGTGGCTGCTGGCCCATCCTGAGGTGAAGACCAACTACCTGACGCAGGCTACTGATGGCCAGGCATGCGCCTCCGGAGCGAGCGCCGTCTGTGCTCACACCGAGTACCAGGGCTGGCGACTGACACCCGCCTTCTATCGCAGCGACCGCGCCATGCGCGAGTCCGGTTTCGACGTCAGCTTCCGCTTCGGCCCCTTCAGTGGATCGACCGAGAACTATGCCCCTGTCTGTCTGAACGCCCTGCTTTATCGTTACGAGATCGATGTCGCCGGCCTTTACACCAAACTCGGCGACGATGCCAAGGCAAAGCAATGGACCGATGCCGCCGAAGCCCGTAAGACGGCGATGAACCGTTATCTGTGGGATGCACGCACCGGAACCTTCGCTGACTATGACTTCGTGCGCCATCGCCGCTCGACCTATCTCTATGCCACGGCGGCCTATCCTCTGTGGGCCGGGCTCGCCACACGCACTCAAGCTGCTTCCACCATGCGCCAGCTTCGTACGCTTTCGCACGACGGCGGCCTGGCGATGAGCAACACCACCAGCGGCATGCAGTGGGATGCTCCCTTTGGCTGGGCTCCGGTGAACTGGATCGCCGTCGATGGCATGAGCTGCTACGGCTACAGCACAGCCGTAGGACGCATTGCCCATGGCTTCATGCACTCTATCCGCGAGAACTATGAGCGCGACGGCACCCTGCGTGAGAAGTACAACGTCGTCGATCCGCAGAAGGATGTCGAAGTAGCCGCGGGCTATAAGAGCAACGTCATCGGCTTCGGCTGGACCAACGCGGTGTACTTAAAGATGAACGGCCTGCTCTTCACAGGCCGTTCCAGTGATTGCGCTTCAACCATTCCAGCGCGTGGGACTCAACAGTAGCTCAGGTGTGTGTCATTGCGCGCGTGAGCCGACAACATCGCAACCATCGACATGGCAGAGAACCTGAAGCGCGGTGCCGTCTCTATACTGGGCGGTAGTTGGGTGGGAGCAGCGGGCTTTAAGCCCGCTGACAAGAAGGTATAAAAACAACGGGCTTTAGCCCAACTTCTCGTGTATCCGGTAAAACCGTGGGCTGAAGCCCACGGCTCCCACCAGGTTTAAGTCACGATTCACGCAGCGAATATCCCGCCCACCGCTGTCCCGATGGATAAGATATTCGGAATCTCACCCTCTCTTAGAGCGGATTGGATGACATACCCTACACCTGCGAGAACGGCAGCGGATTCAGAATCAGGCTGTCGATATTGGTCACGATCGGCTCGAATGCGTATCGCGGTTCGGCCGCAAGCTTCTTCCATTCCGGGTGCGACAAAAAGCCTGCCCATCCCTTTTCCAGCGCGGCCAGATCCGGGAAGGTGAGCATGTAGGTCAGCGACGGGAGCTGCCGCCCGATGAGAAGGTCGCCATAGAAGACCTGCCCGCAGCCGGACTCCTGAAAGATCTTGAACTCGCCGTGATGGAACATCTCAACCTTGCGGACGTGATCGCCATACGTGGAACTGACATAGGTGCGCAGGTGGAAGATGCGCTTCTGCTTCGTATCCGGAGCGGTGAGGTGCGGCCAGCCATCGAATGCAGCCAGCAGCGAGCTCTCCGCATCGACAAAGGGTGAGGCATCCTTTCCGGGAGAGGACCAAAAGGGCTCGGCTGCCTTTAAGAAGGTCTCATCTTTGGCCAATAAAAGATCGAGGTTGGTCAGCGTAAAGAGATCCGAGCTCGGGATCAGCAAGTAGTAGGTCGGTGTCTCCGGACCATAGTTCACCGAAAAGGCGCCGATGG
This genomic window from Terriglobus albidus contains:
- a CDS encoding efflux transporter outer membrane subunit → MSTKNLLALAVVAVSLAGCRVGPNYVKPDVPTAPTFKEGDTWKTATPNDAMAHGKWWEMYGDPQLNALEEQIDPANQTLKQAEANFRASRSVIKLNRADMSPTLSVDPTLGATRVTPNAPYRGNLTADNGQGNFILPLDLNYEVDLWGRIRRSITAAQETTQAFAADLETARLSLHAELALDYFNLRSADAQKKLLDETVAAYSDALQLTIDRADGGVAPQSDVAQARTQLQQALVQSTEVTIARAQFEHAIAVLTGKPPAQLTVAANPLTQQTPALPGIPAVLPSELLERRPDIATEERLMAAANEQIGIAKSAFYPRLNLAATVGFQGSSVLNWFTWPSRVWAVSPLISQTVFDAGRRRARTDIAIAQYDSHVASYRQSALDAFQQVEDNLVALKQLETEAQQQRDATVSAEEALGLFRTRYEGGVDTYLQVITSQTIALQNQRNEIDILRRRLDASVLLVKAVGGGWNVSQLPKV
- a CDS encoding trehalase family glycosidase, encoding MRFYALLLLLCLPYAVAQQQETAQPPAPSAPPAQADVTVEQYIRNGWAPLTRSMTDCATVHDPKLAGASVVYLPHGYAIPSAVAALRSKCNVRVEHLPHAIAKEGDLMPSELKTPGLLYLPHRYVVPGGRFNEMYGWDSYFILLGLLSEGHEALARGMVENFFFEIENYGAILNANRTYYLTRSQPPFLARMVDEVYRTMNRRDPDAAKAWLEKAMPYLERDHTLWMSDAHKAGDTGLARYFDLGNGPVPEMEDDSTYYVDVIKWLLAHPEVKTNYLTQATDGQACASGASAVCAHTEYQGWRLTPAFYRSDRAMRESGFDVSFRFGPFSGSTENYAPVCLNALLYRYEIDVAGLYTKLGDDAKAKQWTDAAEARKTAMNRYLWDARTGTFADYDFVRHRRSTYLYATAAYPLWAGLATRTQAASTMRQLRTLSHDGGLAMSNTTSGMQWDAPFGWAPVNWIAVDGMSCYGYSTAVGRIAHGFMHSIRENYERDGTLREKYNVVDPQKDVEVAAGYKSNVIGFGWTNAVYLKMNGLLFTGRSSDCASTIPARGTQQ
- a CDS encoding NIPSNAP family protein is translated as MQRRTFLKSALTASVASAASAGTALAQPSGGREYYQLRKYHLSRGTGSAMTEKYFSEALIPTLNRMGMKTIGAFSVNYGPETPTYYLLIPSSDLFTLTNLDLLLAKDETFLKAAEPFWSSPGKDASPFVDAESSLLAAFDGWPHLTAPDTKQKRIFHLRTYVSSTYGDHVRKVEMFHHGEFKIFQESGCGQVFYGDLLIGRQLPSLTYMLTFPDLAALEKGWAGFLSHPEWKKLAAEPRYAFEPIVTNIDSLILNPLPFSQV